One part of the Thiothrix nivea DSM 5205 genome encodes these proteins:
- a CDS encoding sulfite exporter TauE/SafE family protein codes for MEYLLLAVASIFASALTGTVGVGGALLIVPALTATADLFGLLPAEIRFIGYTMNFISLAPIVYKNRQQIDWKIARLLTVTAMTGAVIGANIPQFASAKTLSLGLVATLVLAILLLIRKLGDKTPAKPDFPHTQRGWISIMLIGGIVGLASGLFGIGGGIFMLPLISLLLGVKPTNIVLLTPVIVLFSTGTGILTSLWHGATFSNAALAVIVVLGAVIGAGWGDKLRGTLPDKALNILMIGLLALLAVRIFIQTI; via the coding sequence ATGGAATACCTGCTGCTAGCCGTGGCATCCATTTTCGCCAGCGCCCTGACCGGGACGGTTGGCGTCGGTGGCGCGCTGCTCATTGTTCCCGCGCTGACCGCGACGGCTGACCTGTTCGGCCTGCTGCCAGCGGAAATCCGCTTCATTGGCTACACGATGAATTTCATCAGCCTCGCGCCCATCGTTTACAAAAACCGCCAGCAAATCGACTGGAAAATTGCCCGGCTACTGACGGTAACGGCGATGACAGGCGCAGTGATCGGGGCGAATATTCCCCAGTTTGCCAGCGCGAAAACCCTGTCATTGGGGCTGGTGGCAACCTTGGTGCTGGCTATCCTGCTGCTGATCCGCAAGCTGGGGGATAAAACCCCGGCAAAGCCTGATTTCCCGCATACACAACGCGGCTGGATCAGCATCATGCTGATTGGCGGCATTGTCGGGCTGGCTTCGGGGCTGTTCGGCATTGGTGGCGGCATTTTCATGTTGCCGCTGATTTCGCTGCTGCTGGGGGTGAAGCCGACAAACATCGTGCTGCTGACGCCGGTCATTGTGTTGTTTTCGACCGGAACCGGCATCCTCACCAGCCTGTGGCATGGGGCAACGTTCAGCAATGCAGCGCTTGCCGTGATCGTGGTGCTGGGGGCAGTGATTGGCGCGGGCTGGGGCGACAAACTGCGTGGTACGCTGCCGGATAAAGCGCTCAATATCCTGATGATTGGTCTGCTGGCATTGCTTGCTGTACGGATTTTTATACAGACGATTTAA
- a CDS encoding ATP-binding protein: MYKRLFTPPNNKSFFLFGPRGTGKTTWLKTHFKDAIYLDFLRPDLYQRLLGSENRLEEYIPSDYSGWVVLDEVQKIPNLLDEVHRLIEERKDLFFVLTGSSARKLRRSNVNLLAGRALQYHLFPLTVRETGGDFVLEQALRYGMLPSVFSEENPKHYLQAYIQTYLEQEVQQEGLTRNIGAFSRFLEVASFSQGESLNISEVAREANINRKVAENYFTILEDLLIAYRLPVFSKRAKRKLTQHRKFYLFDTGVYYHVRPKGVLDSPEELEGVCLESLVLQEIRAMNAYRDWGYSLSFWRTATGVEVDIVCYGENGFYAIEVKRNRQVSGKHLSGLKSFREDYPQVTPYLLYGGEDVLEVDGVKVIPVVTFLQGMERHLMPGREG, encoded by the coding sequence ATGTATAAGCGGCTGTTTACCCCACCCAACAACAAAAGCTTTTTCCTGTTCGGCCCACGCGGCACAGGCAAAACCACCTGGCTGAAAACACATTTCAAGGATGCCATCTACCTCGACTTCCTGCGCCCGGATTTGTATCAGCGTCTGCTGGGATCGGAAAACCGGCTGGAGGAATACATCCCGTCGGACTACAGCGGCTGGGTGGTGCTGGATGAGGTACAGAAAATCCCCAACCTGCTGGATGAAGTCCACCGCCTGATTGAGGAACGCAAGGATTTATTCTTTGTCCTGACCGGCTCCAGCGCCCGCAAGCTGCGCCGCAGTAACGTCAACCTGCTAGCGGGACGCGCCTTGCAATACCACCTGTTTCCCCTGACCGTGCGGGAAACAGGCGGTGATTTCGTGCTGGAACAAGCCCTGCGCTACGGGATGCTGCCCTCCGTGTTCAGCGAGGAAAATCCCAAACATTACCTACAAGCTTACATCCAGACCTATCTGGAACAGGAAGTGCAACAGGAGGGTCTGACCCGCAACATCGGCGCGTTCAGCCGCTTTCTGGAAGTCGCCAGCTTTTCCCAGGGCGAATCGCTGAACATTTCCGAAGTGGCGCGCGAAGCCAACATCAACCGCAAGGTGGCGGAAAACTATTTCACCATCCTCGAAGACCTGCTGATTGCCTACCGCCTGCCGGTGTTCAGCAAACGCGCCAAACGCAAGCTGACCCAGCACCGCAAGTTTTACCTGTTCGACACCGGTGTTTATTACCACGTGCGCCCCAAGGGCGTGCTGGACAGCCCGGAAGAACTGGAAGGGGTCTGTCTGGAATCACTGGTATTGCAGGAAATCCGCGCCATGAACGCCTACCGCGACTGGGGCTACAGCCTGTCCTTCTGGCGCACGGCGACCGGCGTCGAGGTGGATATTGTCTGCTACGGCGAAAACGGCTTTTATGCGATTGAGGTCAAGCGCAACCGGCAGGTTTCCGGCAAGCACCTGAGCGGGCTGAAAAGTTTCCGCGAGGATTACCCGCAAGTGACGCCGTATCTGCTGTATGGCGGCGAGGATGTGCTGGAGGTGGATGGGGTCAAGGTGATTCCGGTTGTGACTTTTTTGCAGGGAATGGAGCGGCATTTGATGCCGGGGCGGGAAGGGTGA
- a CDS encoding putative toxin-antitoxin system toxin component, PIN family, with protein sequence MIVVLDTNILLSALMVCGTPPDYLYEAWRQGRFDLASTERQLDELNRVSRYPFFQARLKPSEMGRMVNDIRRLALMFDPLPVVERSPDPDDDYLLATAQAASAHYLVTGDKSDLLALQNHAHTRIITARQMADLLEK encoded by the coding sequence ATGATCGTGGTGCTGGATACCAACATCCTGCTATCTGCCTTGATGGTATGCGGGACTCCCCCGGATTACCTGTATGAAGCCTGGCGGCAAGGGCGCTTTGATCTCGCCTCCACCGAGCGGCAATTGGATGAACTCAACCGGGTTTCACGCTACCCCTTTTTTCAGGCACGCCTGAAACCCAGTGAAATGGGGCGCATGGTCAACGACATCCGCCGCCTTGCGTTGATGTTCGACCCTTTGCCGGTGGTCGAACGTTCCCCCGACCCCGATGATGATTACCTGCTGGCAACGGCGCAGGCAGCATCAGCCCATTATTTGGTGACAGGCGACAAAAGCGATTTGTTGGCCCTGCAAAATCATGCCCACACCCGCATTATTACGGCGCGACAGATGGCTGATCTGCTGGAAAAATGA
- a CDS encoding ribbon-helix-helix domain-containing protein, whose amino-acid sequence MADTVRWTISVSPETDLSLRGFLGAQGMKKGDLSKFVEDAVRWRMLDRTVQMVKARNQDIATDALETMIDEAVRAVRAERKATAQNG is encoded by the coding sequence ATGGCTGATACAGTTCGTTGGACAATTTCTGTCTCCCCGGAAACCGACTTGTCCCTGCGTGGTTTTCTGGGTGCGCAAGGCATGAAAAAAGGCGACTTGTCCAAATTTGTTGAAGATGCGGTACGCTGGCGGATGCTTGACCGTACCGTGCAAATGGTGAAGGCGCGGAATCAGGATATTGCCACTGATGCGCTGGAAACCATGATTGACGAAGCCGTGCGGGCGGTACGGGCTGAACGCAAGGCAACGGCGCAAAACGGATGA
- a CDS encoding BrnA antitoxin family protein, translating to MEYCRSTGKGWQTRMDEVLKEYVVR from the coding sequence CTGGAGTATTGCCGCTCCACGGGCAAGGGTTGGCAGACGCGGATGGATGAGGTGCTGAAGGAATATGTGGTGCGGTAA